In one Magallana gigas chromosome 7, xbMagGiga1.1, whole genome shotgun sequence genomic region, the following are encoded:
- the LOC117682038 gene encoding uncharacterized protein: MSQPTEDDLTPTMSTPQSMEQEQELTDTCEGVTTREHRTLSEKGLMFYQSRVDHLSAKLTRVGKDLDSLLNTTICEETDIELLSKRLFEVYKTYENLSSDFLNFLIRHNTDDSAREQAGLTLIKATYAQRVEQFVKKMDSVHRVREPKTKSNSFKSARSSSKSSSVASLLGRQRAKREAAKVKLMFAEQEAMLKAKMDVLSVRKEAAVADAEYLGMKEELDLWDEDSVCDDNNNSDILTKYFCSQLMENDNTDTQTGSVPPVFSVQQHTDTKTGATTKTCTKREDQVRPSTEPTRPPITSSLNAYAPTFQPTNHSSPAQPKLSQVKSSQPASSQPSQPSQPEAPQPALLSEFANYMNKKDLLRWSLVTFDDRPETYQSWKDSFEVLTQELNANPREELNLLIHYLGPDSRKHAVSIRTANLNNPQKALEKLWSRLDDRYGSPVLLESSIKSRLSEFPKLTGKDSKKLFELADLLSEVQLRMEDPTLNRSLAYLDSSTGMRPIVAKLPINLQEKWTTRATNYNLQNGVTYPPFTYLVQFVTEMSRIRNDPSFNYQATCETSTNCSNRSNFVNDFRHRDSFKKNNVQVKKTAVNTSQEDSNINMGNNCFLHVSRHKLNQCKTFQKLTLNERKKLLKDYNFCFKCCDSTTHTYTGCSAFVKCDICGNRNHPAALHVSDMSTKRPGVTRRSHYGGEESNKSDCTPRSHYDGEESRTNLSSCCTELCGKDFTGRSCSKTILVRVYPVNQPEKSLSVYALIDDQSTHTLARTELFDALDIPMSSVTTYSLKSCAGTFQRSGRQASGLVVESNNGSCRLLLPRVTECEQIPEEESEIPTPDIVKFHSHLSGVDIPPLNQTAQVLLLIGRDLPEAHHIEDQRTGPQGTPFAQKLALGWVLIGNVCLGNLHPPASVNVLKTTVHQSGRVSVFDKCEYNISLKLDDDPIFRRQANDNDLGQSIEDNQFIELMDKAFTKNSTGNWTAPLPFRETREILPNNRSMALKRALMLQGSLRRNTTKQEHFVSFMQGIFDSGHAEIAPPVQPGQECWYLPIFGVYHPKKKDKIRVVFDSSCKHDGISLNDVLMLGPDLMNRLDGVLMRFRKEPIAVIADIQQMFFCFRVAEPHRDYLRFFWHQNNDPAQELLEYRMCVHVFGNRPSPAVATYGLRRCVRDDCSEVVKQFVTRNFYVDDGLASFPSVSEAVNVLKQTQKTLLEGGNLKLHKIASNSEEVMQQFSTADLAKSMEQLDLDRDDLPIHHSLGLSWDLATDTFIYKASEELKPFTKRGLLSTVNGLFDPLGFIAPIILNGRFIMRQAFTGIESWDDPLPTTIMGAWKLWLEQLKRLNGVHIPRWLLSVSYQMCVHKTLHIFCDASEKAVSACAYLRGVTSEKISVGFVFGKCKVAPKSGHTIPRLELCAAVLAVELGEMLSRELDLPLEDIKYYSDSKVVLGYLSNERRRFYVYVCNRVSRIRKSSSPHQWNYVATEENPADQGTRGLLPEQLCDSLWLNGPDFLRGNLRNPNNEKFFLVDPDKDTEIRAEIVTLKTISSKSTLGISRFNRFGSWSSLVRAITLIKRRLSKKGNEISRLDSELLIIKETQKQFYQKEINALHAGRPLPRDSTILALSPYLDDGLLRVGGRINICDLPVCEKTPILIPGQSHIARLLVRHHHEKIYHQGRHLTEGAIRSEGLWITGGKRLVSSIIHHCVTCRKMRGKPLNQKMADLPKDRLTKSPPFTFVGVDVFGPWTIITRRTRGGSAHSKRWAVLFTCLYSRAVHIEVIEEMTSSSFINAMRRFIAMRGAVSEFRSDRGTNFVGAASELNMNIVNVEDSRMRAFLEDKRIVWKFNPPHASHFGGSWERMIGIARRILDAMLMDTKHGKLTHEVLTTFMAEVMAIMNSRPLVPVSSDVEAPFILSPQMLLTQKTQEVPTEFKDLDVKDMYRSQWKMVQVMANTFWKRWKSEFLSTLQPRQKWLVSTDNLKEGDVVLLHDKESARTDWPVGVVNRIFPSNSDGLVRKIEVRILKDGKPCLYIRPATEVISLLTV, encoded by the coding sequence ATGTCACAGCCAACAGAGGATGACTTAACACCTACCATGTCCACTCCACAGTCCATGGAGCAAGAGCAAGAGCTTACAGACACATGTGAAGGGGTGACAACAAGAGAACACAGAACCTTGTCCGAAAAAGGATTGATGTTTTATCAGTCTCGAGTGGACCATCTATCAGCAAAACTAACAAGAGTTGGAAAAGATCTTGACAGTTTACTTAACACAACTATATGTGAGGAAACAGATATTGAACTACTATCAAAACGTTTATTTGAAGTCTATAAgacatatgaaaatttaagttcTGATTTTCTGAACTTCCTCATCAGACACAACACAGACGACAGTGCACGCGAACAGGCAGGTCTTACGCTCATTAAAGCCACATATGCTCAACGTGTAGAACAATTTGTTAAGAAAATGGATAGTGTTCACAGAGTTCGCGaaccaaaaacaaaatccaACAGCTTTAAATCTGCAAGATCTTCAAGCAAGTCATCAAGTGTGGCATCTCTCCTCGGACGACAACGAGCTAAGCGAGAAGCAGCCAAAGTAAAACTTATGTTTGCAGAACAAGAAGCTATGTTAAAGGCAAAGATGGACGTTCTGTCAGTCAGAAAAGAAGCTGCTGTAGCCGATGCGGAGTACCTTGGAATGAAAGAGGAATTAGATCTCTGGGATGAAGACTCCGTGTGTGATGATAACAACAACAGTGATATTCTCACCAAATACTTTTGTTCTCAACTTATGGAGAATGACAACACCGACACACAAACAGGAAGTGTTCCTCCTGTGTTCAGTGTACAACAGCACACTGACACCAAGACTGGTGCAACTACTAAGACGTGTACTAAGCGTGAAGATCAAGTTAGGCCATCCACAGAACCAACTCGACCACCAATCACAAGTTCGTTAAACGCATATGCTCCTACCTTTCAGCCAACAAACCACAGTAGCCCTGCACAGCCGAAACTATCACAAGTAAAATCATCACAACCAGCATCATCGCAGCCATCACAACCTTCACAGCCGGAAGCACCACAACCTGCATTACTCAGCGAGTTTGCTAACTACATGAATAAGAAAGATCTTCTGCGTTGGTCATTGGTCACCTTTGATGATCGTCCTGAAACTTATCAGTCATGGAAGGATAGCTTTGAGGTACTTACCCAAGAATTGAATGCCAATCCAAGAGAAGAACTGAATTTACTGATCCACTACCTGGGACCTGACTCTAGAAAACATGCTGTGAGCATACGAACTGCTAATCTAAACAACCCACAGAAAGCTCTAGAGAAGTTGTGGAGTCGCTTGGATGACCGATATGGAAGCCCAGTCCTACTTGAATCATCTATAAAATCAAGATTGTCAGAATTCCCAAAATTGACCGGTAAGGACAGCAAGAAACTATTTGAATTGGCAGATTTGTTAAGTGAAGTGCAGCTGCGGATGGAGGATCCTACCCTCAACCGATCCCTTGCATATCTAGATTCGTCCACTGGCATGCGCCCAATTGTTGCAAAACTTCCAATTAACTTGCAGGAGAAGTGGACGACACGTGCAACCAATTACAATTTACAAAACGGGGTGACATACCCACCATTTACCTACCTTGTACAATTCGTGACTGAAATGAGCCGTATCCGGAATGATCCCAGCTTTAATTATCAAGCAACATGCGAAACCAGTACCAACTGTTCAAATCGTTCAAACTTTGTGAATGATTTCCGACACAGAGACtcttttaagaaaaacaatgttcaGGTGAAGAAAACAGCTGTAAACACATCGCAAGAAGATTCCAATATCAACATGGGAAACAACTGTTTTTTACACGTGTCCCGGCATAAGCTCAATCAGTGTAAGACATTCCAAAAGCTGACTCTTAACGAACGTAAGAAACTTCTGAAAGACTACAACTTCTGTTTTAAATGTTGTGATTCAACCACACACACTTATACAGGTTGTAGTGCATTTGTGAAATGTGATATTTGTGGAAACAGAAATCATCCTGCAGCACTACACGTCAGTGACATGTCCACCAAGAGACCAGGTGTTACACGTAGGTCACATTATGGCGGGGAGGAATCCAACAAGTCAGACTGTACACCCAGATCACATTATGACGGGGAGGAATCCAGGACTAACCTGAGTTCATGTTGTACAGAACTGTGTGGCAAAGACTTTACAGGGAGGTCTTGTTCCAAGACTATTCTAGTCAGAGTATATCCCGTGAATCAGCCTGAAAAATCACTGAGTGTATACGCATTGATAGACGATCAGAGTACCCATACACTTGCCAGAACTGAATTGTTTGATGCTTTAGATATTCCAATGTCTTCAGTTACAACATACTCGTTGAAGTCATGTGCCGGCACCTTTCAACGAAGTGGGAGGCAGGCTTCTGGACTAGTGGTGGAGTCAAACAATGGTTCCTGTAGATTACTGCTGCCACGGGTTACAGAGTGCGAACAAATTCCAGAGGAGGAAAGTGAAATTCCAACACCAGATATTGTTAAATTTCATTCACACCTTAGTGGGGTAGATATTCCTCCGCTTAACCAAACAGCACAAGTTCTACTGTTGATTGGTCGAGATCTACCAGAGGCTCACCACATTGAAGATCAACGTACAGGACCACAAGGAACTCCTTTTGCCCAGAAGCTAGCCCTGGGATGGGTTCTCATCGGAAACGTTTGTCTTGGAAACCTCCATCCACCTGCTAGTGTGAACGTCTTGAAGACGACTGTGCATCAAAGTGGCAGAGTTAGTGTATTTGACAAATGTGAATACAATATATCACTCAAATTAGATGATGATCCCATTTTCAGACGCCAAGCAAACGACAATGATTTAGGACAATCTATTGAAGATAACCAATTCATTGAACTGATGGATAAAGCCTTCACCAAAAATTCAACCGGAAATTGGACTGCTCCGCTACCTTTCCGGGAAACCAGAGAAATCTTGCCAAACAACAGATCAATGGCATTGAAACGAGCACTCATGCTTCAAGGGAGCCTTCGTCGGAACACAACAAAACAAGAACACTTTGTGAGTTTCATGCAGGGCATCTTTGACTCTGGTCATGCCGAGATTGCGCCTCCTGTTCAACCCGGACAGGAGTGCTGGTACTTGCCCATATTTGGGGTGTACCACCCTAAGAAGAAGGACAAAATACGAGTGGTATTCGACTCTTCCTGCAAACACGATGGCATTTCCTTGAATGATGTGTTGATGTTGGGACCAGACTTAATGAATCGTCTTGATGGAGTGCTCATGAGATTCAGGAAGGAGCCCATAGCCGTGATTGCAGACATTCAGCAAATGTTTTTCTGTTTTCGTGTGGCAGAACCTCACCGAGATTACCTCCGTTTCTTCTGGCATCAAAACAACGACCCAGCGCAAGAACTTCTAGAGTACCGAATGTGCGTTCATGTGTTTGGCAACAGACCCTCCCCAGCAGTTGCCACATACGGCCTTCGACGTTGTGTAAGAGATGACTGTAGTGAAGTGGTGAAACAGTTTGTTACCAGAAATTTTTATGTTGATGATGGTTTGGCATCATTTCCCAGTGTGAGTGAAGCAGTTAATGTTCTAAAGCAAACACAGAAGACACTCCTGGAAGGTGGAAATTTGAAACTCCACAAGATTGCATCGAATAGTGAAGAAGTCATGCAACAGTTTTCAACTGCAGATCTAGCAAAATCCATGGAACAGCTTGATCTAGATCGAGATGATCTGCCTATACACCACAGCTTAGGTTTGAGTTGGGACCTTGCTACAGATACCTTCATCTACAAAGCCTCGGAGGAGCTGAAGCCATTCACCAAGAGAGGATTGCTGTCAACTGTAAATGGTTTATTTGATCCACTCGGCTTCATTGCGCCCATTATTCTAAATGGACGATTCATCATGAGACAAGCTTTCACTGGGATTGAAAGTTGGGATGATCCCTTACCTACAACTATCATGGGTGCATGGAAACTTTGGTTAGAACAACTCAAAAGACTTAATGGTGTGCATATTCCACGGTGGCTACTTTCTGTATCATACCAAATGTGCGTCCACAAGACACTTCACATCTTTTGCGATGCCTCTGAAAAGGCAGTGAGTGCCTGTGCCTACCTTCGGGGTGTGACTTCAGAGAAGATATCCGTAGGTTTCGTATTTGGGAAATGTAAAGTTGCACCAAAAAGTGGACATACGATTCCAAGATTGGAGCTTTGTGCGGCAGTCCTAGCTGTAGAGCTTGGGGAGATGCTATCTAGGGAGCTCGACCTTCCTTTAGAGGACATCAAGTATTACTCTGACAGCAAAGTGGTACTGGGGTATCTATCCAATGAACGCAGACGGTTCTATGTTTATGTATGCAACCGTGTATCCAGGATACGAAAGAGTTCCTCTCCACATCAGTGGAATTATGTAGCTACAGAAGAAAACCCGGCGGACCAGGGAACTCGTGGACTTTTGCCAGAACAACTTTGTGATAGTTTATGGTTAAATGGGCCAGACTTCCTCAGAGGAAACTTAAGAAATCCCAATAATGAGAAGTTCTTTTTGGTAGATCCAGATAAAGATACAGAGATACGGGCAGAGATAGTGACTCTAAAGACCATATCATCCAAGTCAACTTTAGGCATTTCTCGCTTTAACCGCTTTGGGAGTTGGTCGAGTCTAGTGCGTGCCATAACACTTATCAAGAGAAGACTCAGTAAGAAAGGAAATGAAATATCTCGTCTAGATTCAGAATTGTTGATCATCAAAGAGactcaaaaacagttttatcagaaagaaataaatgcattacATGCTGGTAGACCACTGCCAAGAGACAGCACAATTCTAGCTTTGTCTCCATACCTAGATGATGGCTTGCTGCGAGTTGGTGGACGTATCAATATATGTGACTTACCTGTCTGTGAAAAGACACCTATCCTGATACCTGGCCAGAGTCATATCGCTCGGCTATTAGTTCGCCATCATCATGAGAAAATTTACCATCAAGGGCGTCATCTTACAGAAGGTGCTATAAGGAGTGAAGGACTATGGATTACTGGAGGGAAACGCCTAGTGTCATCTATCATTCATCATTGTGTTACGTGCCGCAAGATGAGAGGAAAGCCACTTAATCAGAAGATGGCAGATCTTCCTAAAGACCGACTCACAAAGTCACCACCCTTCACCTTTGTAGGGGTAGATGTGTTTGGACCCTGGACTATCATCACAAGACGTACAAGAGGGGGCAGCGCACATTCAAAACGCTGGGCTGTATTATTCACTTGTCTGTACAGCAGAGCGGTCCACATTGAGGTCATTGAGGAAATGACCTCTTCCTCATTCATTAACGCCATGAGACGGTTCATTGCAATGCGTGGTGCAGTTTCAGAATTTAGATCAGATAGAGGAACAAACTTTGTGGGGGCTGCTTCAGAGTTAAACATGAACATAGTGAATGTCGAAGACAGCAGAATGAGGGCATTTCTGGAGGACAAGCGCATTGTCTGGAAGTTTAATCCTCCGCATGCATCACATTTTGGCGGCAGTTGGGAAAGGATGATCGGCATTGCGCGTCGCATCCTTGACGCAATGCTTATGGATACCAAACACGGGAAACTGACACATGAGGTGTTGACGACCTTTATGGCAGAGGTCATGGCTATAATGAATTCAAGACCATTAGTACCTGTATCCAGTGATGTTGAAGCACCATTCATCCTATCACCGCAGATGCTGCTGACACAAAAGACCCAGGAAGTACCTACTGAATTTAAAGATCTTGATGTGAAAGACATGTACCGCAGTCAATGGAAAATGGTCCAGGTCATGGCGAACACCTTCTGGAAGCGCTGGAAAAGTGAGTTCCTTTCCACCCTGCAGCCTCGTCAGAAGTGGCTAGTTTCGACAGACAACCTTAAAGAAGGAGATGTTGTTTTACTCCACGACAAAGAAAGTGCACGTACTGATTGGCCTGTTGGTGTCGTGAACCGCATATTCCCGAGTAACTCTGATGGTCTGGTACGTAAAATCGAAGTGCGTATTCTTAAGGATGGAAAGCCATGCCTTTACATCAGACCGGCGACGGAAGTGATTTCATTGCTGACAGTGTGA